A genomic segment from Fodinicola acaciae encodes:
- a CDS encoding aconitate hydratase, with the protein MRGRGVAYKLLASHLVSGSPVPGEEIALSVDQTLTQDATGTVVMQELEALGLDRGRAELSVQYVDHNLLQADEKNAEDHLFLRSACRRYGLWFSKPGNGVSHPVHMQRFGVPGKTLAGSDSHTCAAGSLGMLAIGVGGLEVAMAIAGEPLYLRMPRIWGIRLTGELPPWSSAKDVILEMLRRHGVTSGLNRIVEYHGPGLATLTAMDRHVIANMGAELGATTTVFPADDAVRDFLRMEGRENDYVPVLADPDAEYDLTDEIDLSTVEPLIAKPSSPGNVVPVREVAGEPVSQVVVGSSANPGLRDFAMAAAMVRGRQADDAVSFDINPTSREILSDLTRMGATFDLIAAGARIHQSGCLGCIGVGQAPAVGRNSLRTFPRNFPGRSGTKEDSVWLCSPETATAAALTGVITDPRELGISFPRLDLPERATVNTAMLVRPLEPERAASEELVKGPNISSLPDFPPLPDRIEAPVLLKVGDDISTDEISPAGARALPFRSNIPRLADFTFTQIDDTYPERARELADSTGHIVVGGDNYGQGSSREHAAITPRHLGLHAVIAKSFARIHWQNLANFGILALEFTDPDDYDRIEQQDMLVLENLAGSLAGEPQLDVVNTSKNQTYRLRHRLSPRQLEAVLAGGRIPLLARRACDSGG; encoded by the coding sequence GTGAGGGGCCGCGGCGTCGCGTACAAGCTGCTCGCATCACACCTGGTGAGCGGGTCGCCGGTGCCGGGCGAGGAGATCGCGCTCTCGGTCGATCAGACCCTCACGCAGGACGCCACCGGGACAGTGGTGATGCAGGAGCTGGAAGCTCTGGGCCTCGACCGCGGTCGCGCCGAGCTCAGTGTCCAGTACGTGGACCACAATCTGTTGCAGGCCGACGAGAAAAACGCCGAGGATCATCTGTTCCTGCGCTCGGCCTGCCGGCGCTATGGGCTCTGGTTTTCCAAGCCCGGCAACGGAGTCTCGCATCCCGTACACATGCAGCGGTTTGGCGTGCCGGGAAAGACGCTGGCCGGGTCCGACTCGCACACGTGTGCGGCCGGATCGCTGGGGATGCTGGCCATCGGCGTCGGTGGCCTGGAGGTCGCGATGGCGATCGCCGGCGAGCCGCTTTATCTGCGGATGCCGCGGATCTGGGGGATAAGGCTGACCGGCGAGCTGCCGCCGTGGTCGTCGGCCAAAGACGTGATCCTGGAGATGTTACGGCGGCACGGCGTCACCTCCGGCCTGAACCGGATCGTCGAATATCACGGTCCCGGCCTCGCGACGCTGACCGCGATGGACCGGCACGTGATCGCCAACATGGGTGCCGAGCTTGGTGCCACGACAACGGTGTTTCCGGCCGATGACGCCGTACGCGACTTTCTTCGGATGGAAGGCCGCGAAAACGACTACGTTCCGGTGCTCGCGGACCCGGACGCCGAATACGACCTGACCGACGAGATCGATCTGTCCACTGTGGAGCCGTTGATCGCCAAGCCGTCGTCGCCCGGCAACGTCGTGCCGGTGCGGGAGGTGGCCGGCGAGCCGGTCAGCCAGGTCGTCGTGGGCTCGTCGGCCAATCCCGGCTTGCGGGATTTCGCGATGGCCGCGGCGATGGTACGCGGACGCCAGGCCGACGACGCGGTCAGTTTCGACATCAACCCGACCTCACGCGAGATTCTGTCCGACCTGACGAGAATGGGTGCCACCTTCGACCTCATCGCGGCCGGCGCGCGTATCCATCAGTCCGGCTGCCTGGGCTGCATCGGCGTCGGTCAGGCGCCCGCCGTCGGCCGCAACTCGTTGCGTACGTTTCCGCGTAACTTTCCCGGGCGGTCAGGCACGAAAGAGGACTCGGTCTGGCTGTGTTCGCCCGAGACGGCGACCGCGGCCGCGTTGACCGGCGTCATCACCGATCCGCGCGAGCTCGGGATTTCCTTTCCACGGCTGGATCTTCCGGAGCGTGCGACGGTCAACACCGCGATGCTCGTACGGCCACTCGAGCCGGAGCGAGCAGCGAGCGAAGAACTCGTCAAGGGACCCAACATCTCGTCGCTGCCTGATTTCCCGCCGCTGCCGGACCGGATCGAGGCGCCGGTGCTGCTCAAGGTCGGCGACGACATCTCCACCGACGAGATCTCACCGGCCGGCGCACGAGCCCTGCCGTTCCGGTCCAACATTCCGCGGCTGGCCGACTTCACCTTCACGCAGATCGACGACACCTATCCGGAACGCGCTCGCGAGCTGGCCGACTCGACCGGCCACATCGTGGTCGGCGGCGACAATTACGGACAGGGATCCTCGCGCGAGCACGCCGCCATCACGCCTCGCCATCTCGGCCTGCACGCCGTCATCGCAAAATCATTTGCACGGATCCATTGGCAAAACCTGGCAAACTTCGGCATCCTGGCGCTCGAGTTCACCGACCCGGACGACTACGACCGGATCGAGCAGCAGGACATGTTGGTGCTGGAAAATCTGGCTGGCTCGCTCGCCGGCGAGCCCCAGCTCGATGTGGTCAACACCAGCAAAAACCAGACCTACCGGCTGCGCCACCGGCTTTCCCCGCGACAGCTGGAGGCGGTGCTCGCGGGTGGTCGCATTCCCCTGCTGGCCCGGCGGGCATGCGACTCGGGCGGTTGA
- a CDS encoding MFS transporter, with protein sequence MTTRTPVLVVTSAFASMLLSANLATPLYAVYSTKFGFSTAVLALVFAVYALVLIPSLLLFGQLSDRFGRRRVIAAGLALAILALVFFALASGVAWLFAARATQGLAQGMMSGAATAALAELVPEGDPRRAALMATLAQAGGSATAPLLAGILAQFAPAPLVLAYVPGMVLCAVAILLLRIVPETRAADSSARWRVRWPRVPRGIRADFARVGLTAAAVWAVAAGLFLAVMPSYAGKLVLHSSNLALLGLVTSIMLGSSCVAQLVVRRGAPPAPAQAGGLALLAAGLLALVLAAPLHVVALLIVGAVFAGAGHGLAFLAAQDDLTQIAPTEQRAEVSAAFYVCIYLGVALPVIGIGVVAATISLFAGVATFAAVTGIGALAVAAWHLTRQPQHA encoded by the coding sequence GTGACTACGCGGACGCCGGTGTTGGTGGTGACCAGCGCCTTCGCGTCGATGTTGTTGAGCGCCAACCTGGCGACACCGCTCTATGCCGTCTACAGCACCAAATTCGGCTTTTCGACCGCGGTCCTGGCGCTGGTCTTCGCGGTGTACGCGCTGGTGCTGATCCCGTCGCTGCTGTTGTTCGGACAGCTGTCCGACCGGTTTGGCCGCCGCCGGGTGATCGCCGCCGGTCTCGCGCTGGCCATCCTCGCGCTGGTGTTTTTCGCGTTGGCGTCGGGTGTCGCCTGGCTGTTCGCCGCTCGCGCGACCCAGGGTTTGGCTCAGGGAATGATGAGTGGCGCGGCGACGGCCGCGCTGGCCGAGCTGGTGCCGGAAGGCGACCCGAGGCGGGCCGCGCTGATGGCGACGCTGGCGCAAGCTGGCGGCTCGGCCACGGCGCCACTTCTTGCCGGCATCCTGGCGCAATTCGCCCCGGCGCCGTTGGTTTTGGCGTACGTGCCAGGCATGGTCCTGTGCGCGGTCGCGATTTTGTTGCTGCGTATCGTGCCGGAGACGCGGGCCGCGGACAGTTCGGCGCGGTGGCGGGTCCGCTGGCCGCGCGTGCCGCGCGGCATCCGCGCCGATTTCGCGCGCGTCGGTCTGACCGCCGCCGCCGTGTGGGCCGTGGCGGCCGGGTTGTTCCTTGCCGTTATGCCGTCGTACGCGGGCAAACTCGTGTTGCATTCGTCCAACCTGGCGCTGCTTGGCCTGGTCACGTCCATCATGCTCGGCTCGTCGTGCGTCGCGCAGCTGGTCGTACGCCGTGGCGCGCCGCCGGCTCCGGCGCAGGCCGGCGGACTGGCACTTCTGGCGGCGGGCCTGCTGGCGTTGGTGCTCGCCGCGCCACTGCACGTCGTTGCGTTGTTGATCGTCGGCGCCGTATTCGCCGGAGCCGGACACGGGCTGGCTTTCCTGGCCGCACAAGACGATCTCACCCAGATCGCGCCGACCGAGCAGCGCGCCGAGGTCAGCGCGGCGTTCTACGTCTGCATTTATCTCGGCGTCGCGCTGCCGGTGATCGGCATCGGCGTCGTCGCCGCCACGATCTCGCTTTTCGCCGGAGTGGCGACTTTCGCCGCTGTCACTGGCATTGGTGCGTTGGCGGTCGCGGCCTGGCACCTGACCAGGCAACCTCAGCACGCATGA
- a CDS encoding HD domain-containing protein, giving the protein MDNVSPAYLMTLPLHAVTEVYGTEGLRRRFLLEAEVLDDQDRVVRALTLAERLHQDDKRVREPYVNHVLRVAIRILRHYGVRDADVVIAGLLHDTVEDHPAELAGGAPADPRQAAFGVLERDFGRRVAEIVGAVTNPVYDPERDSDEQYREHVAASLAAYPWARVVKASDFTDNGVGIIHTSGPKIRRAATKYQPLTPVLHELVQRDDTPLTDAAKRHIVDQLQLADERFSAILSGS; this is encoded by the coding sequence ATGGACAACGTCTCGCCGGCTTACCTGATGACGCTGCCGTTGCACGCGGTCACCGAGGTCTATGGCACCGAGGGGCTGCGGCGGCGTTTCCTGCTGGAAGCCGAGGTGCTCGACGACCAGGACCGGGTCGTACGCGCGTTGACGCTGGCCGAGCGCCTGCACCAGGACGACAAACGCGTACGCGAGCCGTATGTCAACCACGTGTTGCGGGTCGCCATCCGGATCCTGCGGCATTACGGCGTACGCGACGCGGACGTCGTCATCGCCGGCCTGCTGCACGACACCGTCGAGGACCATCCGGCCGAGCTGGCCGGCGGTGCGCCGGCCGATCCGCGGCAGGCCGCTTTCGGCGTACTCGAAAGGGATTTCGGCCGGCGAGTGGCCGAGATCGTCGGCGCGGTGACCAACCCGGTCTACGACCCGGAGCGGGACAGCGACGAGCAGTATCGCGAACACGTGGCGGCCAGCCTGGCGGCGTATCCGTGGGCCCGCGTCGTGAAGGCCTCCGACTTCACCGACAACGGTGTCGGCATCATCCACACCTCCGGACCGAAAATCCGCCGCGCCGCGACGAAATACCAGCCGCTGACACCGGTGCTGCACGAGCTGGTCCAGCGTGACGACACGCCGCTGACCGACGCGGCCAAGCGGCACATCGTCGACCAGCTCCAGCTCGCCGACGAGCGGTTCAGCGCGATACTGAGCGGTTCGTGA
- a CDS encoding Fpg/Nei family DNA glycosylase, giving the protein MPELPDVEGFRRVLATHAVGRRIKHVDVLDDGVLRNVNARTLEAKLRGRSFEQPRRHGKWLITPVRHAGVMMLHFGMTGMLCWVEPRQDRHRDDRVVFAFDDGELRYRDLRKLRGLWLTDDENEVLADVGPDAAEISADELRDLLAKRHRQVKAALIDQSVVAGIGNLLADEILWRARVHPRLPCHRLARGDFGRLDRARRSVLRQSIAKGRVPPHKSWLTGRRDDPSGSCPRCGTTLAHDRIGGRSTTWCPHCQPS; this is encoded by the coding sequence ATGCCGGAACTGCCCGACGTGGAAGGCTTTCGCCGCGTGCTCGCCACCCATGCGGTCGGGCGTCGGATAAAGCACGTCGACGTGCTGGACGACGGCGTGCTGCGCAACGTCAACGCTCGTACGCTTGAAGCAAAACTGCGCGGCCGCAGCTTCGAACAACCGCGACGGCACGGAAAGTGGCTCATCACTCCGGTCCGGCACGCGGGCGTGATGATGCTGCATTTCGGCATGACGGGGATGCTCTGCTGGGTCGAGCCGAGGCAGGACAGGCACCGAGACGACCGGGTCGTTTTCGCTTTCGACGACGGCGAGCTGCGATATCGCGACCTGCGTAAGCTGCGCGGACTGTGGCTGACCGACGACGAAAACGAGGTCCTCGCGGACGTCGGACCGGACGCGGCCGAGATCTCCGCCGACGAGTTACGCGACCTGCTGGCAAAGCGCCACCGGCAGGTCAAGGCGGCACTGATCGACCAGTCCGTCGTCGCCGGGATCGGCAACCTGCTCGCCGACGAAATCCTCTGGCGGGCACGCGTGCATCCGCGGCTGCCCTGTCACCGGCTGGCGCGCGGCGACTTCGGTCGGCTGGATCGGGCCAGGAGGTCCGTGCTGCGGCAGTCCATCGCGAAAGGCCGGGTGCCGCCACACAAATCGTGGCTGACCGGCCGCCGCGACGATCCGTCCGGATCGTGTCCGCGCTGTGGTACGACGCTCGCGCACGACCGGATCGGCGGACGGTCGACGACGTGGTGTCCGCACTGCCAGCCGTCGTAA
- a CDS encoding MmcQ/YjbR family DNA-binding protein, which produces MPVDSDTFFRILNDLAGVETADGSRYSSYSVRGKRFGYYWPRTQTVGLKQTLSEQKALVSERPEVFEEQFSAGGFGWVVVYLAGVEADELAELVFEAWRLSAPEELVATVPDPARTD; this is translated from the coding sequence GTGCCGGTGGACAGCGACACGTTCTTCCGCATCCTCAACGATCTCGCCGGCGTGGAGACCGCTGACGGCTCGCGCTACAGCTCATACAGCGTACGCGGCAAGCGCTTCGGCTATTACTGGCCGCGTACGCAGACGGTCGGCCTGAAACAGACGCTGTCCGAGCAGAAGGCGCTGGTCTCCGAGCGGCCGGAGGTCTTCGAGGAGCAGTTCAGCGCCGGCGGTTTCGGCTGGGTCGTCGTCTATCTGGCCGGTGTCGAGGCCGACGAGCTGGCCGAGCTGGTGTTCGAGGCGTGGCGGCTGTCGGCGCCGGAGGAGCTGGTCGCCACGGTGCCGGATCCGGCCAGGACGGATTGA
- a CDS encoding SDR family oxidoreductase translates to MTTDAPLPHEQDGRPRTAIVTGSDSGIGRAVAVALAGGGVDVGVTYHRDADGAAATADEVTERGGKVAVRRLDLGDLPTSTAAIDELADELGGVDVLVNCAGTGTAEPFMDLDFDRWRHVLSVDLDGVFACSQRAAKRMIADGRGGRIITITSVHEHAPKVGAAPYCAAKAGAGMLTKVLALELAEHGITVNSVAPGEISTPMTGQEDVDPHEQHRPGIPLGRTGHAQEVAAVVAFLATPAAGYVTGASYLVDGGMLLMGSQASGRLTDDGWRKS, encoded by the coding sequence ATGACGACAGATGCCCCGCTTCCCCACGAACAGGACGGACGGCCGCGTACGGCCATCGTCACCGGCTCTGACTCCGGCATCGGTCGTGCGGTCGCGGTCGCACTGGCCGGCGGCGGTGTCGATGTCGGCGTCACGTATCACCGCGACGCGGACGGTGCGGCCGCCACCGCGGACGAGGTCACCGAGCGCGGCGGCAAGGTGGCCGTACGCCGGCTGGATCTCGGCGACCTGCCCACGTCGACGGCCGCGATCGACGAGCTGGCCGACGAGCTCGGCGGCGTCGACGTGCTGGTCAACTGCGCCGGCACCGGCACCGCCGAACCGTTCATGGACCTGGATTTCGACCGCTGGCGGCACGTGCTCTCGGTCGATCTCGACGGTGTTTTCGCGTGCTCACAACGCGCCGCGAAGCGGATGATCGCGGACGGCCGCGGCGGCCGGATCATCACGATCACCAGCGTCCACGAACACGCGCCGAAGGTCGGCGCCGCGCCATACTGTGCCGCGAAAGCCGGCGCCGGCATGCTGACGAAGGTGCTGGCACTGGAGCTGGCCGAGCACGGCATCACCGTCAACTCGGTGGCGCCGGGCGAGATCTCCACGCCGATGACCGGCCAGGAGGACGTCGATCCACATGAGCAGCACCGCCCCGGCATTCCGCTCGGGCGCACCGGCCACGCACAGGAAGTCGCCGCCGTCGTGGCGTTTCTGGCGACGCCGGCTGCCGGCTACGTCACCGGCGCGTCCTATCTGGTCGACGGCGGAATGCTCCTGATGGGGTCGCAGGCCAGCGGCCGGCTGACCGACGACGGCTGGCGGAAAAGCTGA
- a CDS encoding alpha/beta fold hydrolase translates to MTEKTLTKDLEIAYETSGPRDGRPLVAVHGWPDDPHCWDGVLPPLHAAGHRVIRPYLRGFGETRFRAAGKMRSGQIGALGQDLADFLAALELRDVVLVGHDWGARAAYVVGALFPERVKRIVALSAGHVTNRPDVALSWPLTHAYWYEWLVATERGRRAVREDRVELSRYLWRTWSPSWEVDAADFDQAAQAWDNDDWPEITIHAYTHRWGEARGDPAYEDIEAKLLEPAAVQVPTLVVHGDEDGDNLPTTTESMEHLFASDYERLVLPGVGHFPPREAPDAVADAILGKS, encoded by the coding sequence ATGACGGAGAAAACACTCACCAAGGACCTGGAGATCGCGTACGAGACCAGCGGCCCTCGCGATGGCCGGCCGCTGGTCGCGGTGCACGGCTGGCCGGATGATCCGCACTGTTGGGACGGCGTGCTGCCGCCCCTGCACGCGGCCGGCCATCGCGTCATCCGGCCGTATCTGCGCGGCTTCGGCGAGACGCGCTTTCGCGCCGCCGGCAAGATGCGATCCGGCCAGATCGGCGCTCTCGGCCAGGACCTCGCCGACTTCCTGGCCGCGCTGGAGCTGCGGGACGTCGTGCTGGTCGGACACGACTGGGGTGCGCGCGCCGCGTACGTCGTCGGAGCGCTGTTTCCGGAGCGCGTCAAGCGAATCGTGGCGCTGTCCGCCGGCCACGTCACCAACCGGCCGGACGTGGCGCTGAGCTGGCCGCTCACGCATGCCTACTGGTACGAGTGGCTGGTGGCGACCGAGCGTGGCCGGCGCGCCGTCCGCGAGGACCGCGTGGAGCTGAGCCGGTATTTGTGGCGCACCTGGTCGCCGTCGTGGGAGGTCGACGCCGCCGATTTCGACCAGGCGGCGCAGGCGTGGGACAACGACGACTGGCCAGAAATCACCATCCACGCGTACACGCATCGCTGGGGTGAGGCCCGTGGCGATCCGGCGTACGAGGACATCGAGGCCAAGCTGCTCGAACCAGCGGCCGTCCAGGTGCCGACTTTGGTCGTACACGGAGACGAGGACGGCGACAACCTGCCGACCACCACGGAATCCATGGAGCACCTTTTCGCCAGTGATTACGAGCGTCTGGTGCTGCCAGGGGTCGGCCATTTTCCACCACGCGAAGCACCTGATGCCGTCGCCGACGCCATTCTCGGCAAATCGTGA
- a CDS encoding transketolase, with the protein MFRYELAQQLRVDSVRASAAAGSGHPTSSMSAADLMAVLLDGYLRLDFTDPDNAGNNAGYNAGNNAGNDALIFSKGHASPLYYAMLKAAGAITDEQLLTFRRFGSRLEGHPTPRIPPTPVATGSLGQGLPVGVGLALTGKKLDRLDYRVWVLCGDSELAEGSIWEAFAQAGWAGLDNLTVVVDVNRLGQTRETMLGWDLDAYAERARSFGWHAVRLDGHDLDAIDAAYGSAVNTTGKPTVVFARTKKGAGVAAVENQLGKHGKPLEDAEAAIAELGGERHLTVEVTPAAARQRHEFPSGEGKMPAWEVGDQVATRQAYGAALSYLGDTNGRVVALDGEVSNSTQSQMFAEAHPERYFEMFIAEQQMIAAAVGMQTRGWVPYASTFGAFLTRAYDFIRMAAVSRADLRLCGSHAGVSIGEDGPSQMALEDIAALRAVHGSTVLHPSDANQAARLVTEMAGRPGISYLRTLRGKTLVRTPANQDVRIGGSRLLRSSDRDDLTIVACGITVDEAEKAADRLASGGIAVRVLDCYSIKPIDQAALTEAAARTRAIVTVEDHWPEGGLGDAVLEALAENLDRPAVHKLAVRDMPISGSPAELMHEARIDADAIVATAQSVVGELMSRR; encoded by the coding sequence ATGTTCCGATACGAGCTCGCGCAGCAGCTGCGAGTGGACTCGGTGCGGGCGAGCGCCGCGGCCGGCTCGGGTCATCCGACCTCGTCGATGTCGGCGGCCGACCTGATGGCCGTGCTGCTGGACGGATATCTACGGCTGGATTTCACCGATCCCGACAACGCCGGCAATAACGCCGGCTATAACGCCGGCAATAACGCCGGCAATGACGCGCTGATTTTCTCCAAGGGCCATGCCTCACCGTTGTATTACGCGATGTTGAAGGCGGCCGGCGCGATCACCGACGAGCAGCTGTTGACATTCCGGCGGTTCGGCAGCCGGCTGGAGGGCCATCCGACGCCGCGGATCCCGCCGACACCGGTCGCCACCGGATCGCTCGGCCAGGGCCTGCCGGTCGGTGTCGGCTTGGCTTTGACAGGCAAGAAACTCGACCGGCTCGACTATCGCGTGTGGGTCCTGTGCGGCGACTCGGAGCTGGCGGAAGGCTCGATCTGGGAGGCGTTCGCGCAGGCCGGCTGGGCCGGCTTGGACAACCTGACCGTTGTCGTCGACGTCAACCGACTCGGTCAGACGCGGGAAACCATGCTCGGATGGGACTTGGACGCGTACGCGGAACGCGCACGTTCCTTTGGTTGGCATGCCGTACGGCTCGATGGGCATGATCTGGACGCCATCGACGCGGCCTACGGCTCGGCCGTCAACACGACCGGCAAGCCGACGGTTGTGTTCGCGCGTACGAAGAAAGGCGCCGGAGTGGCGGCCGTCGAGAACCAGCTCGGCAAGCACGGGAAGCCGCTGGAGGACGCGGAGGCGGCCATCGCCGAGCTCGGAGGCGAGCGCCACCTGACCGTCGAGGTGACACCGGCCGCCGCGCGACAGCGGCACGAGTTTCCGTCTGGAGAGGGGAAAATGCCGGCGTGGGAGGTCGGCGACCAGGTGGCGACGCGGCAGGCGTACGGCGCCGCGCTCAGCTATCTCGGTGACACGAACGGTCGGGTGGTCGCGTTGGATGGCGAGGTCTCCAACTCGACGCAGTCGCAGATGTTCGCCGAGGCGCACCCAGAGCGGTATTTCGAGATGTTCATCGCCGAACAACAGATGATCGCCGCCGCGGTCGGCATGCAGACACGCGGCTGGGTGCCGTACGCGTCGACCTTCGGCGCGTTCCTGACGCGTGCGTACGACTTCATCCGGATGGCCGCGGTGTCGCGTGCCGATCTGCGGCTGTGCGGCTCGCACGCAGGTGTGTCGATCGGCGAGGACGGTCCGTCGCAGATGGCGTTGGAGGACATCGCCGCTTTGCGTGCGGTGCACGGAAGCACCGTGCTGCATCCGTCCGATGCCAACCAGGCCGCGCGGCTGGTGACCGAGATGGCCGGCCGGCCCGGCATCAGCTATCTGCGTACGCTGCGCGGCAAGACTTTGGTGCGCACGCCGGCAAACCAGGACGTACGCATCGGAGGAAGCCGCCTGCTCAGGTCCAGCGATCGCGACGACCTCACGATCGTCGCGTGCGGAATTACCGTCGATGAGGCCGAAAAAGCGGCGGACCGGCTGGCATCCGGCGGGATCGCGGTGCGCGTACTCGACTGCTATTCGATCAAACCGATCGACCAGGCGGCATTGACCGAAGCCGCGGCACGCACGCGCGCGATCGTCACCGTCGAGGACCATTGGCCAGAGGGCGGCCTCGGCGATGCGGTTTTGGAGGCACTCGCGGAAAATCTGGACCGGCCGGCGGTCCACAAGTTGGCCGTACGCGACATGCCGATCTCCGGCAGCCCGGCGGAGCTCATGCACGAAGCACGTATCGACGCCGACGCGATAGTCGCGACCGCACAATCGGTTGTCGGCGAGCTGATGTCGCGACGCTGA
- a CDS encoding VOC family protein: MTVRWLTAFLDSPPGAAAVDFWQEVTAYGLSGRRGERQEFATLLPPQGDAYLRVQDLLDGRTDCHLDLHYDDPCGEADRVVSLGATVTADLCPLVVMCSPGGLPFCLTPHASERERPLPARWPGGHQSVVDQLCVDVPPELFEAETRFWSAVTGWQLRDGVRPEFRYLERPPDLPLRLLFQRLESDDPIGAHLDLACSDRAAEVSRHRALGAMVVRMTDGWVTFRDPGGRVYCVTNRSVSR; the protein is encoded by the coding sequence ATGACTGTCCGCTGGCTGACCGCGTTTCTCGACTCGCCGCCTGGTGCGGCCGCCGTCGACTTCTGGCAGGAGGTGACCGCGTACGGACTGTCCGGCCGGCGGGGCGAGCGCCAGGAGTTCGCCACCCTGCTGCCGCCACAGGGTGATGCGTACCTGCGCGTCCAGGACCTCCTCGACGGCCGTACGGATTGCCACCTCGACCTGCACTACGACGATCCGTGCGGGGAGGCCGACCGGGTCGTGTCGCTCGGAGCGACCGTCACCGCCGACCTGTGTCCGCTGGTCGTCATGTGCTCGCCAGGTGGCCTGCCGTTCTGCCTGACCCCGCATGCCAGCGAGCGTGAGCGTCCGCTGCCGGCGCGATGGCCGGGCGGCCATCAGAGCGTCGTCGACCAGCTGTGCGTGGACGTGCCGCCGGAGCTTTTCGAGGCGGAGACACGGTTTTGGTCGGCGGTCACCGGCTGGCAGCTGCGTGACGGGGTGCGGCCGGAGTTTCGCTATCTGGAGCGGCCGCCGGACCTGCCGTTGCGACTGCTCTTCCAGCGGCTGGAAAGCGACGATCCGATCGGTGCGCACCTGGACCTCGCCTGCTCCGACCGCGCGGCGGAGGTGAGCCGGCACCGAGCGCTCGGTGCGATGGTCGTACGGATGACCGACGGCTGGGTCACCTTCCGCGATCCGGGCGGACGCGTCTACTGCGTCACGAACCGCTCAGTATCGCGCTGA
- a CDS encoding L,D-transpeptidase: MARRWHGWTAGIGCVAAVALLATGCSGKTFPAKAAKPAVPAATVAISPATGSQNVPTAGGITVTASGGKVTNVSVKSGGSTVVGDLSADGLTWKSKWALNGAQTYTVTATAVNSAGQTSTQTSTFSTYKPTKFFDTEIGQGSGKTYGVGMPIQLTFDRSITNKAAIEKALEVTTSKPVVGAWYWLDSQHLNFRPQDYWPANTKVTVRGHFNGVAGTSSAYGKDISQTFNIGRSLIAVVGTRTHRMQVYKDGKLVYNWKIATGRPGHDTPNGTYLTINKGNPVRMRPADVQKGESGYYDLMVPWAVRFTWSGIFLHDAYWSVGDQGHRNVSHGCVNMSPSNSKTYYQMELPGDVVTVTGSPLAGSRGDGWTDWFLGWSDVLGKSATHQAVQAGPQGSTLVDPSTLPADPGKAPLTTSAVHNAKAS, translated from the coding sequence GTGGCTCGACGGTGGCACGGATGGACGGCGGGGATCGGCTGCGTAGCGGCGGTGGCCCTGCTCGCCACCGGGTGCAGCGGCAAGACTTTTCCGGCGAAGGCGGCAAAACCAGCGGTGCCGGCCGCGACCGTGGCGATCAGCCCGGCGACCGGCAGCCAGAACGTGCCGACCGCCGGCGGCATCACGGTGACCGCGAGCGGTGGCAAGGTGACCAACGTGTCGGTCAAGTCCGGCGGCTCCACCGTCGTCGGCGACCTCAGCGCGGACGGGTTGACCTGGAAGAGCAAGTGGGCCCTCAACGGCGCGCAGACCTACACGGTGACCGCGACCGCGGTCAACTCGGCCGGCCAGACCTCGACGCAGACCAGCACCTTCAGCACCTACAAGCCGACCAAGTTCTTCGACACCGAGATCGGCCAGGGCAGCGGGAAGACCTACGGCGTCGGGATGCCGATCCAGCTCACCTTCGACCGCTCCATCACCAACAAGGCGGCGATCGAGAAGGCACTGGAGGTGACGACCTCCAAGCCGGTGGTCGGCGCCTGGTACTGGCTGGACAGCCAGCACCTCAACTTCCGGCCGCAGGACTACTGGCCGGCCAACACCAAGGTGACCGTGCGCGGCCACTTCAACGGCGTCGCCGGCACGTCCAGCGCGTACGGCAAGGACATCAGCCAGACCTTCAACATCGGCCGCTCGCTGATCGCGGTGGTCGGCACCAGGACGCACCGCATGCAGGTCTACAAGGACGGCAAGCTGGTCTACAACTGGAAGATCGCCACCGGCCGGCCCGGCCATGACACGCCCAACGGCACGTATCTGACCATCAACAAGGGCAACCCGGTGCGGATGCGGCCGGCGGACGTGCAGAAAGGCGAGTCGGGTTACTACGACCTGATGGTGCCGTGGGCCGTACGGTTCACCTGGTCCGGCATCTTCCTGCACGACGCGTACTGGTCGGTCGGCGACCAGGGCCACCGCAACGTCAGCCACGGCTGCGTCAACATGTCGCCGTCCAACTCCAAGACCTACTACCAGATGGAGCTTCCCGGCGACGTGGTCACGGTGACCGGCAGCCCGCTCGCCGGCAGCCGCGGCGACGGCTGGACCGACTGGTTCCTCGGCTGGTCCGACGTGCTGGGCAAGAGCGCGACGCACCAGGCCGTACAGGCCGGTCCGCAGGGCAGCACGCTCGTCGACCCGTCGACGCTGCCGGCCGACCCCGGCAAGGCGCCGCTGACCACCTCCGCGGTGCACAACGCCAAGGCTTCCTGA